One part of the Gossypium raimondii isolate GPD5lz chromosome 1, ASM2569854v1, whole genome shotgun sequence genome encodes these proteins:
- the LOC105785886 gene encoding dirigent protein 15 produces MKKQAIFPWGMIFCLAIAPVYGQYYENVKPHAMVEKVTRLHFFYHDIPVGNNPTTVLIAHANITDNFFSPSPYGSLYAMNDPLTVGPDLTSTVIGNAQGMYLALSHDPVKFTAVFYADFGFTTGRFNGSSFSLFSRYPPTDFVPSPGTIREMAIVGGRGAFRMAKGFALLRATSSNATTGNASLEFNVTLYHY; encoded by the coding sequence atgaaaaaacaggCGATATTTCCATGGGGAATGATATTTTGCCTCGCCATTGCACCAGTCTATGGCCAATACTACGAAAATGTTAAGCCACATGCTATGGTGGAAAAGGTGACCCGACTCCACTTTTTCTACCACGATATTCCCGTTGGAAATAATCCTACTACAGTCTTGATAGCTCACGCTAACATCACCGATAATTTCTTTTCCCCTTCCCCATATGGAAGCTTGTATGCAATGAATGATCCCCTCACTGTAGGGCCAGATCTAACATCCACGGTCATTGGAAACGCCCAAGGGATGTACTTAGCATTAAGTCACGACCCTGTCAAGTTCACTGCAGTTTTTTATGCTGATTTTGGATTTACCACTGGCAGGTTCAATGGGAGCTCCTTCAGTTTGTTCTCACGATATCCCCCCACAGATTTTGTTCCTAGCCCCGGCACAATTCGTGAAATGGCAATAGTGGGAGGGAGAGGTGCGTTTAGGATGGCCAAAGGGTTTGCTCTATTGCGGGCCACTTCTTCCAATGCCACGACCGGGAATGCTAGTCTCGAGTTCAATGTTACTTTGTATCATTACTAA